The Dioscorea cayenensis subsp. rotundata cultivar TDr96_F1 chromosome 8, TDr96_F1_v2_PseudoChromosome.rev07_lg8_w22 25.fasta, whole genome shotgun sequence genome segment TCTTCTTGTAATTGTTGCTCTTTGCCGATgcaattggtatcagagctattggAAGAAGAAATGAATGACGGAAGTTATATATCCGGCAATCTGCACAACGAGGGAAACGTTATGTCCTCGGTAAAGCTTTGATCAAGGCGGTATTCATTCATTTTGTAAATAGTAACACACCTGAGCTAGAATACCATTTCCGGTTTGGCCCTCGATTACCAAGCCCACTGTGAGACCAATCATTGCCCAAGTTCCATTAATGGCCTCGATCCGACGTTGTCTCTGGATAGTATCAGAAATTAATCGATGTTTCATGAGAATGCCAGTAAACGAACTAAATAGAAACAATGAACTTTCATCTTGAGGATTACACTATAATCAGTGGAAGAATGGCCAGTGTATCAGCCACAGACAAGCATATTGTAAATCATTGATTAAACAACTTACTTTGAGTTTCTCTCTAGCCTTGATTTCTTGCATTTGTTTGGTGGCCAAGCGTTTTGCTTCCAGAGGATCGACCATTATTATATTGTCATTTGAAGTTCTTTTTCCTCGCGGCGCCTACGccatcaaaatataaaacatttgtCTCTCAGTAAATCAAACAATATAAGAAAAGGAATTTTAGTCATTGGTTTCATATCAACAGGATAAAACAAGCAACACAAGTTCTATTTTCTCACATTATAACTGATGAAGAAATTTAAGAACCGGCATTGCTCATGCAACATGTTGGCTCACAATATTTGAGTGTAGATGCACCCAAAATGAGCTGATAAGATAAATACTTTttggcccaaaaaaaaaactagtcgGAAGGACAAGCAATTCAAGTGATTCACAATATTGTCCACAAACAGGATTAAAGATATTACTCAAGCTGTTGTCTACAATAGAAATACAGTGTGTGTATCATGTTTTCCGATTAAATGCAACACTTTAACTTAATTCGATGTTAATGAAGTGCCTCGTAAGTGTTGATGCACTCGGTTTCAGACAAAAACACAAGCTCTTGTTCATCATGTCTAGAAAAAAAACAGgcacatatatatgtacaacTTAGATTT includes the following:
- the LOC120266573 gene encoding uncharacterized protein LOC120266573, which translates into the protein MGSSSFLALYAAPCSSTIKLTISSSSHPHTICRWRPQGKQLLNNVVLRSSRHTLQVTANANAPRGKRTSNDNIIMVDPLEAKRLATKQMQEIKAREKLKRQRRIEAINGTWAMIGLTVGLVIEGQTGNGILAQIAGYITSVIHFFFQ